A region of the Desulfobacter postgatei 2ac9 genome:
TGTTTCTTCAAACCCTGCTCAAAGGTATATATCTTCCCGTTAATGGCCTTTTCCCGTTGCTCAGACTGGATGGGGTTCATTTCGCCGGTGTCTACCAAGATATTTTTGTCCCCGCCCTTGATTACCCAGCAGAAAATGGGAATTGTATAGGATTCACCCTGCCCGTACTGATAGGTCATCATGCTTTTGTCAAATACTTTTGTCCCCATGGCAACGGGGTGGATCGTATAGATCATTGTATTCCTCAATTCTATGGGTTTGTTTTCAGACACTGAATACGGATTCAATTTTTTCCGACAGCTTGGCAATGTCAAAGGGTTTTAATAAAAAATCCCGGCATCCGTTGTCGATCATCTGCCGGATCTCTTCTTTCGGAGCAAGCCCGGAACAGACCAACACCCGCATGTCCGGTTTCAGATGCCGTACGGCATCATAGGTCTGGACCCCATCATCTATAAATTTTGTAATCACACAACTTTTCCGTCTTTCCAGAATGGCGATATCTGCCGCAGTTTGTCGATAGCCGGGATCAGGGTCTGGACGATGGTGTCCATTTCCGCTTTGGTATTGTAGTGGGACAATGAAAACCGAATGGTGCCGTGGGCTGATTTAAAGGGCACCTGCATGGCCATGAGCACATGGGAGGGATCCAGGGAGCCCGAGGTACAGGCAGACCCCGAAGATGCGCATATGCCGGCCTGGTTCATCAGCATAAGGATGGATTCTCCCTCAACGGCATCAAAACCGATGGACAGGGTGTTGGGAAGACGGTTTTCCCTGTCCCCATTCACGGAGGTCGCGGGGATGGCCTCTAAAAGCCGGGTCTCAAGGTAATCCCGGATTGCTCGAACCTGTGTATCCATCAGGGGAAGATGCGCTTTTGCAAGTTCACAGGCCTTGCCCAAGGCAATGATGGAAGCCGTGTTTTCGGTGCCGCCCCTGCGGCCCTTTTCCTGATGACCGCCAATGAGGAAAGGCGAAAACTTGATTCCATTTTTGATATACAGTGCGCCGATACCCTTGGGCGCATGAATTTTATGCCCGGACAGGGAGAGCATGTCTACTCCCGCAGCCTTAACGTCAATGGGAATCTTTCCCGCGGCCTGAACCGCATCCGTATGAAACCAGATCCCTTTTTCCTTTGCTTTTTGAGCAATTTCGTCAATGGGAAATATCACCCCTGTTTCATTATTGGCCCACATGACGGAGATAACGGCGGTATCATCGGACATGGCCTTGTAAAGGGTGTCAAGGTCAAGAC
Encoded here:
- a CDS encoding response regulator; this encodes MITKFIDDGVQTYDAVRHLKPDMRVLVCSGLAPKEEIRQMIDNGCRDFLLKPFDIAKLSEKIESVFSV
- the nifS gene encoding cysteine desulfurase NifS, giving the protein MIYTDNNATTRVADEVIEEMLPYLGQFYGNPSSMYGFADMVNKKVQQARTQVADLINADPGEIIFTACGTESDNAAVNAAISAFPHKKHIITTAVEHPAIRSLCFHLQKNKGYKVTFVPVDKKGRLDLDTLYKAMSDDTAVISVMWANNETGVIFPIDEIAQKAKEKGIWFHTDAVQAAGKIPIDVKAAGVDMLSLSGHKIHAPKGIGALYIKNGIKFSPFLIGGHQEKGRRGGTENTASIIALGKACELAKAHLPLMDTQVRAIRDYLETRLLEAIPATSVNGDRENRLPNTLSIGFDAVEGESILMLMNQAGICASSGSACTSGSLDPSHVLMAMQVPFKSAHGTIRFSLSHYNTKAEMDTIVQTLIPAIDKLRQISPFWKDGKVV